A single genomic interval of Oceanithermus profundus DSM 14977 harbors:
- a CDS encoding AMMECR1 domain-containing protein encodes MGRCPKHPPGRATYLPQVWEQIPDPKRFLASLARKAGLDSTVYSDPTINFSVYYVDIIKYLLRRV; translated from the coding sequence ATGGGCCGGTGCCCAAAACACCCGCCCGGCCGCGCCACCTACCTGCCCCAGGTCTGGGAGCAGATTCCCGATCCGAAACGCTTCCTGGCCTCACTGGCCCGGAAAGCCGGACTTGACTCTACGGTGTACAGTGATCCTACTATTAATTTTTCTGTTTATTATGTTGATATTATTAAGTATTTGCTACGTCGGGTATAA
- a CDS encoding RNA-directed DNA polymerase, with translation MQLDSLPGLIPKKWSLLKFIRYGALPAGLPPSFSMHSLSQKISTITNLAIGTNDKFAPVVFTFPRPGIEGRRRIGHVLNPVSIIRIGTELKNRWPLFRSVLVEDIECCIESSLPLEDPEKIRYINPAMTHTNISTLLDSIHIAYKYMVKVDIQSYYSSIYTHSFEWALAGKDNAKNKCNNCSSDEKERYEAGRSLDTVIRSAQSAETYGIPIGPDSSFVAAELIGKAIIKSLIAELKQRKHGDFFIIRHVDDIHIYTNSNPQEILAAARKAFRIWNLTPNEAKFNVTTTSSIRHDTWTERISSFMPDGQEKMYEFSEQDRKYAKRDKFKYIEIDYWNLKNYLAIIRQLQDENPHKSVITYGLRRLHFNNRIYPSKGYGKPYLMNDQKEYYLYLDMQLSSLLTAYPQYIDVITDVYLWYEKWQRYSPKYLKVALENIIDNATVLSDHHFELAWSLWLAMHFKILISDEIMDKLFATVRDTVTILQLLSYSYWWSKQIGSEKVKSYIVNLKYRIDNSETSIARFSTMEDAFKSEDWLFYYSLHFAPWPDVDQLKIPIKNSGEGIGELIQEMWDRKIEIFKWKRHIRAADRLLGVSRKGRGGVSARLYPT, from the coding sequence ATGCAGTTGGATTCACTACCGGGTTTAATTCCTAAGAAGTGGAGTTTACTAAAATTTATCCGTTACGGTGCATTGCCTGCAGGCCTCCCCCCGTCATTTTCTATGCACTCCTTATCTCAAAAGATAAGTACTATAACAAATTTAGCTATCGGCACCAACGATAAATTTGCCCCGGTGGTATTTACATTTCCCCGACCGGGAATCGAAGGTAGGAGGCGCATTGGCCACGTATTGAATCCCGTTTCAATAATCCGTATTGGAACCGAATTGAAAAATAGATGGCCACTCTTCCGCTCGGTGCTAGTAGAAGATATCGAATGCTGTATTGAATCCTCCTTACCGCTCGAGGATCCTGAAAAAATACGGTATATAAATCCCGCGATGACACATACGAATATTTCCACGCTATTGGATAGCATACATATTGCGTATAAATATATGGTTAAAGTTGATATACAATCATATTACTCATCAATATATACACATTCATTTGAATGGGCGCTGGCTGGAAAAGATAATGCAAAAAATAAATGCAATAATTGCTCTAGTGATGAGAAGGAGCGCTATGAGGCTGGAAGGAGCTTGGATACCGTCATAAGGTCTGCTCAATCAGCTGAAACATATGGTATTCCAATTGGTCCAGATTCATCATTTGTTGCTGCCGAGTTAATAGGGAAAGCAATCATAAAAAGTCTTATAGCAGAACTTAAGCAAAGAAAGCACGGCGATTTCTTTATAATTAGGCATGTTGATGATATACACATATATACTAATAGCAATCCTCAGGAGATTCTAGCAGCTGCAAGAAAAGCATTTCGCATTTGGAATTTAACACCTAATGAGGCGAAGTTCAACGTGACGACAACATCGTCTATACGACATGATACTTGGACAGAAAGAATATCTAGTTTTATGCCAGATGGGCAAGAAAAGATGTACGAGTTTAGTGAACAAGATAGAAAATATGCAAAAAGAGATAAATTTAAATACATTGAAATAGATTATTGGAATTTGAAAAATTATTTAGCGATTATTAGGCAACTGCAAGATGAAAATCCACATAAATCTGTCATTACTTACGGTCTTAGAAGATTACATTTTAATAATCGAATATACCCATCAAAGGGTTACGGTAAACCATATTTAATGAATGATCAAAAAGAATATTATTTGTATTTAGATATGCAACTTAGTTCTCTACTCACGGCATATCCTCAATATATAGATGTAATCACTGACGTATATTTGTGGTATGAAAAATGGCAAAGATACAGCCCTAAGTATTTAAAAGTAGCGTTAGAGAATATAATAGATAATGCGACGGTGTTGAGCGATCACCATTTTGAACTTGCATGGAGTCTGTGGTTAGCTATGCATTTCAAAATATTGATCTCGGATGAAATTATGGATAAGTTATTTGCTACAGTACGTGACACGGTAACAATATTGCAGTTGCTCAGCTATTCATATTGGTGGTCGAAGCAGATAGGATCAGAAAAAGTGAAGAGCTATATAGTTAATCTAAAATACCGTATCGACAATTCGGAAACCTCAATTGCCCGCTTTTCTACTATGGAAGATGCATTTAAAAGTGAAGACTGGCTTTTCTACTATAGCTTGCATTTCGCTCCATGGCCTGACGTAGATCAGTTGAAAATACCGATTAAAAACTCAGGAGAAGGCATTGGCGAACTTATTCAAGAAATGTGGGATAGAAAAATAGAAATATTCAAATGGAAAAGGCATATAAGAGCGGCAGATCGCCTGCTCGGCGTTTCGCGTAAAGGTCGGGGTGGAGTATCAGCGCGTTTATACCCGACGTAG
- a CDS encoding phosphagen kinase, with the protein MTLPNPQGGSLLARYLTPEVWEQLKDRETRYGVRLEHVVASGLKNPDSAVGVYAGDEESYTLFAPLFDPIIADYHGFGPEARHESDLEPAHLNAPNPDPEGRYVVSTRIRVARNLCCFPFGSALTRRERRIVEATVVRALEDLSGELAGSYHPLYAMDRATRERLIQSHFLFKEGDRFLKAAGLNRDWPDARGIFHNPDKTFLVWVNEEDQLRIISMEPGANLQRVFARLTRALAELERRLTFAFSERLGYLTSCPTNLGTAMRASVHVRLPGLAADEARLKALAAKHGLQVRGTHGEHSQSEGAVYDVSNKQRLGITEVEAVRRLAEGVAALIAAEQRT; encoded by the coding sequence ATGACCCTCCCCAACCCTCAGGGCGGCTCGCTGCTCGCCCGCTACCTGACCCCCGAGGTCTGGGAACAACTCAAAGACCGCGAGACCCGCTACGGCGTGCGGCTCGAGCACGTCGTTGCCTCGGGGCTCAAGAACCCCGACAGCGCCGTGGGCGTCTACGCCGGCGACGAGGAAAGTTACACCCTCTTCGCCCCCCTCTTCGACCCGATCATCGCCGACTACCACGGCTTCGGACCGGAAGCCCGGCACGAAAGCGACCTCGAGCCCGCCCACCTGAACGCCCCCAACCCCGACCCCGAGGGCCGCTACGTCGTCTCCACCCGCATCCGCGTGGCCCGCAACCTCTGCTGCTTCCCCTTCGGCTCCGCGCTCACCCGGCGCGAGCGGCGCATCGTCGAGGCGACCGTGGTGCGCGCCCTCGAGGATCTTTCCGGCGAGCTGGCGGGCAGCTACCATCCGCTTTACGCGATGGACCGGGCCACCAGGGAGCGGCTGATCCAGAGTCACTTCCTCTTCAAGGAGGGCGACCGCTTCCTTAAGGCCGCGGGGCTGAACCGCGACTGGCCCGACGCCCGCGGCATCTTCCACAACCCGGACAAGACCTTCCTCGTCTGGGTGAACGAGGAGGACCAGCTGCGCATCATCTCGATGGAGCCCGGGGCCAACCTGCAGCGCGTCTTCGCCCGGCTGACGCGGGCGCTGGCCGAGCTGGAGCGCCGCCTGACCTTTGCATTCTCCGAGCGCCTCGGCTACCTGACCAGCTGCCCCACCAACCTGGGCACCGCCATGCGCGCCAGCGTCCACGTCCGCCTGCCCGGGCTGGCGGCGGACGAAGCGCGGCTGAAGGCCCTCGCCGCAAAGCACGGCCTGCAGGTGCGCGGCACCCACGGGGAGCACTCGCAAAGCGAGGGCGCGGTCTACGACGTTTCCAACAAGCAGCGGCTGGGGATCACCGAGGTGGAGGCCGTGCGGCGGCTGGCCGAAGGGGTGGCCGCGCTGATCGCGGCGGAGCAGCGGACTTAA
- a CDS encoding GIY-YIG nuclease family protein: MAYIVYILSNRKRGTLYVGLTRDLRRRVWEHKEGLSSFTRRYGVHRLVYYEVHEDANAALQREQQLKRWRRSWKVELIEQSNPEWEDLFSSLA, translated from the coding sequence ATGGCCTACATTGTATACATTTTGTCCAACCGCAAACGCGGGACGTTGTACGTGGGCCTGACGCGCGACCTGCGCCGGCGTGTGTGGGAACACAAAGAAGGCTTAAGTAGTTTTACGCGCAGGTACGGCGTCCATCGCCTGGTCTACTACGAAGTTCACGAAGACGCAAACGCCGCTTTGCAGCGCGAGCAACAGCTAAAACGCTGGCGCAGATCGTGGAAGGTGGAGCTCATCGAGCAATCGAACCCCGAGTGGGAAGACCTTTTTTCCTCGCTAGCTTAA
- a CDS encoding [LysW]-aminoadipate kinase has protein sequence MIVVKVGGSEGIDYAAVARDAAALWKQGRRLVLVHGGSAETNRIAEALGHPPVFLEHPGGLTSRLTDRKTLEIFEMVYAGKMNKLIVELLQREGVNAVGLSGIDGRVFEGRRKKAVKYIENGKLKVRRDNLTGSVEKVNTELLNLLLGAGYLPVLTPPAISYEGEAMNTDGDTAAAQVAVQMQAEALLLLSNVPGLLRNFPDESSLIAEIPADRVEDFMNFAQGRMKKKVLGAADAVKGGVGRVVFGDARVEAPISKALAGAGTVVR, from the coding sequence CTGATCGTCGTCAAGGTGGGGGGTTCCGAGGGCATCGACTACGCGGCGGTGGCGCGCGACGCCGCGGCGCTGTGGAAGCAGGGCCGGCGGCTCGTGCTGGTGCACGGCGGCAGCGCCGAGACCAACCGCATCGCCGAAGCGCTGGGGCACCCACCGGTCTTCCTGGAACACCCCGGCGGCCTCACCAGCCGGCTGACCGACCGCAAGACGCTCGAGATCTTCGAGATGGTCTACGCCGGCAAGATGAACAAGCTCATCGTCGAGCTCCTGCAACGCGAAGGGGTCAACGCGGTGGGGCTGTCGGGCATCGACGGCCGCGTCTTCGAGGGGCGGCGCAAGAAGGCCGTAAAGTACATCGAAAACGGCAAGCTCAAGGTGCGGCGCGACAACCTCACCGGCAGCGTGGAGAAGGTCAACACCGAGCTCCTGAACCTGCTCCTCGGCGCCGGCTACCTGCCGGTGCTCACCCCGCCCGCGATCAGCTACGAGGGCGAGGCGATGAACACCGACGGCGACACCGCCGCCGCCCAGGTGGCGGTGCAGATGCAGGCCGAGGCGCTGCTGCTGCTCTCGAACGTGCCCGGCCTCTTGCGCAACTTTCCCGACGAGTCGAGCCTGATCGCCGAGATTCCCGCGGACCGGGTGGAGGACTTCATGAACTTCGCCCAGGGGCGGATGAAGAAGAAGGTGCTGGGCGCGGCCGACGCGGTGAAGGGCGGCGTGGGCCGGGTCGTCTTCGGCGACGCCCGCGTGGAAGCGCCCATATCCAAAGCCCTCGCCGGCGCCGGCACGGTGGTGCGTTGA
- the lysJ gene encoding [LysW]-aminoadipate semialdehyde transaminase LysJ: MQNWLEIEKRHDSGVYNKHELVIVRGKGARVWDIEGREYIDCVGGYGVANVGHSNPEVVKAIQEQAETLMILPQTLPSAKRAEFYQTLTRLTPEGLVRVFPTNSGTESVEGALKFARAATGRKKFISTMRAFHGRTFGSVSLTWEKKYRQPFEPVVGPVEFVPYNDVEALRAAVDEETAAVVIEPVQGEGGVRPATPEFLQAAREVTREKGALLILDEIQTGFGRTGKLFALEHYGVVPDILTLAKGIGGGMPMGAIVMTDAVADGMPKGGHGTTFGGNPLAMAAGVAAMRYIEENRLWERAAELGGWFMEELRRIDSPKVREVRGKGLMVGMELKEKSAPYITRLEKEHAVLTLAAGPTVIRFLPPLVIEKADLERVVEAVREVLA; this comes from the coding sequence ATGCAGAACTGGCTGGAGATCGAGAAGCGGCACGACTCGGGGGTCTACAACAAGCACGAGCTGGTCATCGTTCGCGGCAAGGGCGCGCGCGTTTGGGACATCGAGGGCCGCGAGTACATCGACTGCGTGGGCGGCTACGGGGTGGCCAACGTGGGACACTCGAACCCGGAGGTGGTAAAGGCCATCCAGGAACAGGCCGAGACGCTGATGATCCTGCCGCAGACGCTGCCCTCGGCCAAGCGGGCCGAGTTCTACCAGACGCTTACGCGGCTGACCCCGGAAGGGCTGGTGCGCGTCTTCCCCACCAACTCCGGCACCGAGAGCGTGGAGGGGGCGCTCAAGTTCGCCCGCGCCGCCACCGGCCGCAAGAAGTTCATCAGCACCATGCGCGCCTTCCACGGCCGCACCTTCGGCTCGGTGAGCCTGACCTGGGAAAAGAAGTACCGCCAGCCCTTCGAGCCGGTGGTGGGGCCGGTGGAGTTCGTGCCCTACAACGACGTGGAGGCGCTCAGGGCGGCGGTGGACGAGGAGACCGCGGCGGTCGTCATCGAGCCGGTGCAGGGCGAAGGCGGGGTGCGCCCGGCTACGCCTGAGTTCTTACAGGCGGCCCGCGAGGTGACGCGCGAGAAGGGCGCGCTTTTGATTCTCGACGAGATCCAGACCGGCTTCGGGCGCACGGGCAAGCTGTTCGCGCTCGAGCACTACGGCGTGGTGCCCGACATCCTAACGCTGGCCAAGGGCATCGGTGGCGGCATGCCGATGGGGGCGATCGTCATGACCGACGCGGTGGCCGACGGCATGCCCAAGGGCGGCCACGGCACCACCTTCGGCGGCAACCCGCTGGCGATGGCCGCCGGGGTGGCGGCGATGCGGTACATCGAGGAGAACCGGCTCTGGGAGCGCGCCGCCGAGCTGGGCGGGTGGTTCATGGAGGAACTGCGTCGGATCGACTCGCCCAAGGTGCGCGAGGTGCGCGGCAAGGGGCTGATGGTGGGGATGGAGCTCAAGGAGAAGTCGGCCCCCTACATCACCCGGCTGGAAAAGGAGCACGCGGTGCTGACGCTGGCCGCCGGACCAACGGTGATCCGCTTTTTGCCGCCGCTCGTCATCGAAAAAGCCGACCTGGAGCGGGTGGTGGAGGCGGTGCGCGAGGTGCTCGCGTGA
- a CDS encoding [LysW]-lysine hydrolase: MTLPPLEYSPLADPVRFLAGALEIHSPSGQERLVAQYLVRGMKALGMEAWVDEADNARGVWGRGPLQVALVGHIDTVPGEVPVRVEDGKLFGRGAVDAKGPFVTFVLAAAGLPEELKDVFTLHLVGATEEEAPSSKGARFVADKIKPSFAIIGEPSGWEGITLGYKGRLLVRVRREKDNFHSAHHEPNAAEELIDYFNSIRAWTQGFNTGMRAFDQVQYSLRDFKVHPVDTRQRAELFFDLRLPPRLPPEEAIRHLLAYAPPTLELDFSGREVPYQGPKDTPLTRAMRVGIRKVGGRPVFKLKTGTCDMNVLAPHWPVPMVAYGPGDSTLDHTPVEHVLLEEFEKGVAALRAALEHLARAPGGAA; this comes from the coding sequence GTGACCCTGCCGCCCCTCGAGTACTCGCCCCTGGCCGACCCGGTGCGCTTCCTGGCCGGGGCGCTGGAGATCCACAGCCCCTCGGGCCAGGAGCGGCTGGTGGCCCAGTACCTGGTGCGCGGGATGAAGGCGCTGGGGATGGAGGCCTGGGTGGACGAGGCCGACAACGCCCGGGGCGTCTGGGGCCGCGGCCCGCTGCAGGTGGCCCTGGTGGGCCACATCGACACCGTGCCCGGCGAGGTGCCGGTGCGGGTGGAGGACGGCAAGCTCTTCGGCCGCGGCGCGGTGGACGCCAAGGGGCCGTTCGTGACCTTCGTGCTGGCCGCGGCCGGGCTGCCGGAGGAGCTAAAGGACGTCTTCACCCTCCACCTGGTGGGCGCGACCGAGGAGGAGGCCCCCAGTTCGAAGGGGGCGCGCTTCGTAGCGGACAAGATCAAGCCCAGCTTCGCCATCATCGGCGAGCCCTCGGGCTGGGAGGGGATCACCCTGGGCTACAAGGGGCGGCTCTTGGTGCGGGTGCGGCGCGAGAAGGACAACTTCCACTCCGCCCACCACGAGCCCAACGCCGCCGAGGAGCTGATCGACTACTTCAACTCGATCCGCGCCTGGACGCAGGGCTTCAACACCGGCATGCGCGCCTTCGATCAGGTGCAGTACTCGCTGCGCGACTTCAAGGTGCACCCGGTGGACACCCGCCAGCGCGCCGAGCTCTTCTTCGACCTGCGGCTGCCGCCGCGGCTGCCGCCCGAAGAGGCGATCCGCCACCTGCTGGCCTACGCCCCCCCGACGCTCGAGCTCGACTTCTCCGGCCGCGAAGTGCCCTACCAGGGCCCCAAGGACACGCCGCTCACCCGGGCGATGCGCGTGGGCATCCGCAAAGTAGGGGGCCGACCGGTCTTCAAGCTGAAGACCGGCACCTGCGACATGAACGTCCTGGCGCCGCACTGGCCGGTGCCGATGGTGGCCTACGGCCCCGGCGACAGCACCCTGGACCACACCCCGGTCGAGCACGTGCTCCTCGAGGAGTTCGAAAAGGGCGTGGCTGCGCTGCGGGCGGCGCTGGAGCACCTGGCCCGCGCCCCGGGCGGCGCAGCCTAG
- a CDS encoding tRNA (cytidine(34)-2'-O)-methyltransferase, with protein MPRIVLYEPEIPQNVGNVARTAAATRTELHLVRPFGFRWGDPRLKRAGLDYWPHVRYVLHDSWTAFLEALPAGARVWAFSTKAERSLYEVRFHPDDYLLFGPETRGLPQAVLARFPALRIPMPGPVRSLNLAVSVGVAVYEVLRQNPEP; from the coding sequence GTGCCGCGCATCGTGCTCTACGAACCCGAGATTCCGCAGAACGTGGGCAACGTCGCCCGCACCGCGGCGGCCACCCGCACCGAGCTGCACCTGGTGCGGCCCTTCGGGTTCCGCTGGGGGGATCCGCGCCTGAAGCGCGCCGGCCTCGACTACTGGCCGCACGTACGCTACGTCCTCCACGACTCCTGGACGGCCTTCCTGGAGGCGTTGCCCGCGGGGGCGCGCGTCTGGGCGTTCTCCACCAAGGCCGAGCGCTCGCTCTACGAGGTCCGCTTCCACCCCGACGACTACCTGCTCTTCGGTCCCGAGACCCGGGGGTTGCCCCAGGCGGTGCTCGCGCGCTTCCCCGCGCTGCGCATCCCCATGCCCGGGCCGGTCCGCTCGCTCAACCTGGCGGTGAGCGTAGGCGTGGCCGTCTACGAGGTCTTGCGTCAGAACCCGGAGCCGTAG
- a CDS encoding ABC-ATPase domain-containing protein, translating to MNDLGALAQLLESLDGHGYRAYRRIEGAWVGPGFTLLVDHVQPDPFATPTRLRVRLPHSVHRLPPELWSNRARRTGLLDYLLRVFKRAVQSCPGVGSGRSCQFFVDAGGAEVLERAAACMGPDYLELRFRVGLPARGRTVLGQAAARLLTEVLPQALQALHAARLDLAQARAWADLTEDHAHLQAQLESLGLVAFVRDGSVLPRESGVSSRPLSGAVPFESPPELRVTLATLHHGPVTGMGLPEGVTVVTGGGFHGKTTLLEAIERGVYPHVPGDGREWVVTRSTTVKLRSEDGRAVTGVHLTPFVHDLPFGASTDFFSTADASGSTSLAAAIQEALEVGARVLLLDEDTSATNLLVRDARMQRLVRRETITPLIDRVRELHERLGVSTLLVTGGGGDYLDVADRVLLLENYRVRDATEEARALVRELPTGRAVGDPAHPLRVRPRVPEAASFDPRRGGRVKIKAQGTETLLFGRETLDLRGLEQLVDPSQTRAIGHLMARLRELAGDRTLAQLLAQLERELDEHGLHHLDPAPELARPRRYELAGTINRLRSLRVRPWRSEKSSP from the coding sequence GTGAACGACCTCGGCGCCCTCGCGCAACTCCTGGAAAGCCTCGACGGGCACGGCTACCGCGCCTACCGTCGCATCGAGGGGGCCTGGGTCGGCCCCGGGTTTACGCTGCTGGTGGACCACGTCCAGCCCGACCCCTTCGCCACCCCCACCCGGCTCCGCGTCCGCCTGCCCCACAGCGTCCACCGCCTGCCTCCGGAGCTCTGGTCGAACCGGGCGCGCCGGACGGGCCTGCTCGACTACCTGCTGCGGGTCTTCAAACGCGCGGTCCAGAGCTGCCCGGGCGTCGGCAGCGGGCGCTCCTGCCAGTTCTTCGTTGACGCGGGGGGCGCGGAGGTGCTGGAGCGCGCCGCCGCCTGTATGGGCCCCGACTACCTGGAGCTGCGTTTCCGCGTGGGGCTGCCCGCGCGCGGGCGCACCGTCCTGGGCCAGGCCGCCGCCCGGCTGCTCACCGAGGTGCTGCCGCAGGCGCTGCAAGCGCTCCACGCGGCGCGCCTGGACCTCGCCCAGGCGCGCGCCTGGGCCGACCTGACCGAGGACCACGCCCACCTGCAGGCCCAGCTGGAAAGCCTCGGGCTCGTGGCTTTCGTGCGCGACGGCAGCGTGCTGCCCCGGGAAAGCGGCGTCTCCAGCCGCCCGCTTTCAGGGGCGGTCCCCTTCGAGAGTCCGCCCGAGCTGCGGGTGACGCTCGCGACCCTGCACCACGGCCCCGTGACCGGCATGGGCCTGCCGGAGGGGGTCACCGTCGTCACCGGCGGCGGCTTCCACGGCAAGACGACGCTGCTGGAAGCGATCGAGCGCGGGGTCTACCCCCACGTCCCCGGCGACGGGCGCGAGTGGGTCGTCACCCGCTCCACGACGGTCAAGCTGCGCAGCGAGGACGGCCGGGCGGTGACGGGGGTGCACCTCACCCCCTTCGTCCACGACCTGCCCTTCGGCGCTTCCACCGACTTCTTCAGCACCGCCGACGCCTCGGGGTCCACCAGTCTGGCGGCGGCGATCCAGGAGGCGCTCGAGGTGGGGGCGCGGGTGCTGCTGCTCGACGAGGACACCTCGGCCACGAACCTGCTGGTGCGCGACGCCCGCATGCAGCGCCTCGTCCGCCGCGAAACGATCACCCCGTTGATCGACCGGGTGCGTGAGCTCCACGAGCGCCTGGGGGTCTCGACGTTGCTCGTCACCGGCGGCGGCGGCGACTACCTGGACGTCGCCGACCGGGTGCTGCTGCTGGAAAACTACCGGGTGCGCGACGCCACCGAGGAGGCGCGCGCGCTGGTGCGGGAACTTCCAACCGGGCGCGCGGTGGGCGACCCCGCCCACCCGCTGCGGGTGCGGCCGCGGGTGCCCGAGGCGGCGTCGTTCGACCCGCGCCGGGGCGGACGGGTGAAGATCAAGGCCCAGGGCACGGAAACGCTGCTCTTCGGCCGGGAGACCCTGGACCTGCGGGGGCTCGAGCAGCTCGTCGATCCCAGCCAGACCCGCGCCATCGGCCACCTGATGGCGCGGCTCCGGGAGCTCGCCGGCGACCGCACCCTGGCGCAGCTGCTGGCCCAGCTCGAGCGCGAGCTGGACGAGCACGGCCTGCACCATCTGGATCCGGCCCCCGAACTCGCGCGGCCGCGGCGCTACGAGCTCGCCGGCACGATCAACCGGCTGCGCAGCCTGCGCGTCCGCCCCTGGCGTTCCGAAAAAAGTTCACCTTAG
- a CDS encoding GGDEF domain-containing protein, producing the protein MAALPALVLIGAVAVLWLVVRAFRMPKLGPLAGTALALWGTAWALYFASLLGLLSRSPNLNVLLWLLLFAGYLPFVLLLRRLAQGARLPPGLYAFALFPIGFTFAAIQHVHPATHLYVLLLLQLLLLYYGLPAWYAVPRGRAPEARLLWLPTLVFVQIGITSWATLPPLASSEGMQWGFLIWTASLWLIVEGLRLEAGARRIEPVHLIVAVTVFMAMWALVVLNWMGAEAPQLTARYIVALSSLAAWGGILSVILPLHLAKTRSESKLTQWSSILGDLALFPVTRQPPTPESLARELFELFRRACENVVGLRLSVFDDLIVGERTRYGRTLEDRGIQLGRVYLGGSRRCGPFFKLLVRMVGQRLGEVIRSLDWQIQAHTDPLTGLFNRRGFEVKLPYALERARRGQRAITLAMLDLDRFKRVNDRYGHAAGDVLLQAVAELLERNLREDDLAVRWGGEEFLVLLTDSDLQQAVQIFERVRARIAELRLTDIHERVTASVGLAGGRIPHDSAEVFRWILEADDALIRAKQEGRDRIVTAT; encoded by the coding sequence GTGGCAGCCCTACCCGCGCTGGTGCTGATCGGCGCCGTCGCCGTACTTTGGCTCGTGGTTCGGGCCTTTCGCATGCCCAAGCTCGGGCCGCTGGCGGGTACCGCCCTCGCCCTGTGGGGCACCGCCTGGGCGCTCTACTTCGCCTCGCTGCTGGGGCTGCTGAGCCGCTCCCCCAACCTGAACGTCCTGCTCTGGCTGCTCCTCTTCGCCGGCTACCTCCCCTTCGTGCTGCTGCTGCGGCGGCTGGCGCAGGGGGCCCGCCTTCCGCCGGGGCTCTACGCGTTCGCCCTCTTCCCCATCGGCTTCACCTTCGCGGCGATCCAGCACGTCCACCCCGCCACCCACCTCTACGTGCTGCTGCTCCTGCAACTCCTGCTTCTCTACTACGGCCTGCCCGCCTGGTACGCGGTGCCGCGCGGAAGGGCGCCCGAGGCGCGGCTGCTCTGGCTGCCCACCCTCGTCTTCGTGCAGATCGGGATCACCAGCTGGGCCACCCTGCCGCCGCTCGCGAGCTCCGAGGGGATGCAGTGGGGGTTCCTGATCTGGACCGCGAGCCTGTGGCTGATCGTCGAAGGGCTGCGGCTGGAAGCCGGCGCGCGCCGCATCGAGCCCGTCCACCTGATCGTCGCGGTGACGGTCTTCATGGCGATGTGGGCGCTGGTGGTCTTGAACTGGATGGGCGCGGAGGCTCCCCAGCTCACGGCCCGCTACATCGTCGCCTTGAGCAGCCTGGCCGCCTGGGGCGGCATCCTCTCGGTGATCCTGCCGCTGCACCTGGCCAAGACCCGTTCCGAGTCCAAACTGACCCAGTGGAGCAGCATCCTCGGCGACCTCGCCCTCTTCCCCGTCACCCGGCAGCCGCCCACCCCCGAAAGCCTGGCCCGCGAACTCTTCGAGCTCTTCCGGCGCGCCTGCGAGAACGTCGTGGGCCTGCGGCTGAGCGTCTTCGACGACCTGATCGTGGGCGAGCGCACCCGCTACGGCCGCACCCTGGAGGACCGCGGCATCCAGCTCGGACGCGTCTACCTGGGGGGCTCGCGCCGCTGCGGACCCTTCTTCAAGCTGCTGGTGCGCATGGTGGGCCAGCGCCTGGGCGAGGTGATCCGTTCCCTCGACTGGCAGATCCAGGCGCACACGGATCCGCTCACCGGCCTGTTCAACCGCCGCGGCTTCGAGGTGAAGCTGCCCTATGCCCTCGAGCGCGCGCGGCGCGGGCAGCGGGCGATCACCCTGGCCATGCTCGACCTCGACCGCTTCAAGCGGGTCAACGACCGCTACGGGCACGCCGCCGGCGACGTGCTCCTGCAGGCCGTCGCGGAGCTGCTCGAGCGCAACCTGCGCGAGGACGACCTGGCCGTACGCTGGGGGGGCGAAGAGTTCCTGGTGCTGCTCACCGACAGCGACCTGCAGCAGGCGGTGCAGATCTTCGAGCGCGTCCGTGCGCGCATCGCCGAACTGCGGCTGACCGACATCCACGAACGGGTCACCGCCTCCGTCGGCCTCGCGGGGGGGCGCATCCCCCACGACAGCGCCGAGGTCTTCCGCTGGATCCTGGAGGCCGACGACGCGCTGATTCGCGCCAAGCAGGAGGGGCGCGACCGCATCGTGACCGCGACCTAG